Within the Pseudomonas sp. SL4(2022) genome, the region TCGCCAGCGACCTGTTGTTGGTAGGCTTTCGGCGACAGGCCAAACCAGCCCTTGAAGGCTTTGTAGAAGGCGCTTGGCTCGCTGAAACCCAGTTCACGGCTGAGCGCCTCGACTCTACAACCGGGTTGCTGCAGACGTTGCAGTGCGTGTTGGCGGCGCACCAGGGTCAACAGGTCTGAGAAGCAGCAGTCTTCTGTGCGCAGGTGCCGGTGCAGGGTTTGCCGGCTGATGGCCAGGTGCCGTGCTATCCCGTCTGCCGATAGATCACCGCTGAGCAGGTTCTGCTCGATCAACTGCAGCACCTGCAGGCGGGTGCTGTGCTGTGTGGGTAACTGGGCCTGGATGGCACTCACGCGTTGCTGCATCAGGTCCTTGAGATAGGCATTGGCCCCCAGCACGGCCAGCTGTAGATCGCTCTCCAGCAGGTCGAGGTAATCGAAGGTCTCGGCAAAGCGTGGTGGCACCCCGAACACCTGTCGATAGATCGCTGGGGGCGCCAGTGGTGTATGACGAAAACCGACCGCTTGCGGCATCAGTCGCACTCCCGTGAGCTGACGCGCCCAGCACAGTGCGGAGCTGAGGCTGTGCTCGCTGACGACGGGGTGGCCGAGTAGCGGCGCATTGAACAGGAAGTGGATACGCACCCGCCCGGCAAGTGATTCAACGCGCAGGTTTTCGCCCTCGCTCATCACCGGGATAAAGCGGCGAAACAGCTCAATGGCCTCGCCCAGCGTGGCGCTCTGCGCGGCCAGGTGGGCAACCGGTCCGCGGGTGTGCAGGCCGCGCTGCTGGCCAACCAGCAGGCCAATCTCCGCGCGTGCCCCCCGACTGGCGGCGCGCTGCCAGAGGTGCAAGGCCCAACGCACCGGCACGCGCATTTCCAGGTTTTTCAACTGCTCCAGCTCGACGCCCAATTCGTCCAGGTCATCCGGGCCGGCCAGGTCGAACCCCTGCAGCGACAGGTACAGATCGAGCAACTGTGAAGCGGTTGCGCTAGGTGTGTGGGTCAGTGGCATGGGGCGTCCTTTTCCAACCAGGGTCAGGCGATTGTGCGTCGCCGGTGAGACAAATTGCCACAGTGATGCAACCGCTGGCTATTAAACGCACAGCAGCGAGCGGCTAGATTGGCCGGCAAACAACATCGAGTGCTTCGCACCGCCTGGAGTCCTGCGCCATGAGTCATGCTGACCTGATCACCTTGCCCCGCCTGCTGTCTCGCTTGCCCCGTCTGCTGGTCGACCTGCCCGCGATCGTCAAGGGACTGCATATTGGCAATCGCAGCCGTGGCGACTACCCCGTCAGCCTGGCCAGTTGCATTGAGGCGGCGGCCCGCGACAATCCACACGGCGTGGCGCTGATTCAGGGCGACGAGCAGCTCAGTTACGCCGAGTTCGACCGCTGGGCCAACCAGCTGGCGCACTATCTGCGTGCCCAGGGGTTACGCCAGGGCGACAGCGTGGCGCTGATGTTCGAGAACCGCTTCGAGCTGCTCGCCGGGGTGGTCGCCTGTGCCAAGCTCGGTGCGGTCAGCGCGCTGATCAACAGCAGCCAGCGCGGCCGCGTGCTGGCCCACAGCATCAGCCTGGCATCGCCGCGCATGGTGCTGGTGGGTGAGGAACTGCTGGAGGCTTTCACGGAAATCGCGGCGCAGGTGGCACTGCCTGCCGATGCCTGCCACTACTTTGCCGATCGCCCAACCTGGCGTGATCCCGGCGAGGCCCCCGCAGGCTGGCAGCACCCGGCCGCCGCGCTGCAGGGCTATCCCGTCGATGCGCCGTGGCTGGAACGCGCAGTACGCGCTGATGACCCCTGTTTCTATATCTACACCTCTGGCACCACCGGCCTGCCGAAAGCCGTGGTGTTCAACCACGGGCGCTTTATGAAGGGCTATGGTGCCTTCGGTTTCGCGGCTGTGCGCCTGGGCCGCGAGGACCGCATGTACGTCAGCCTGCCGTTCTATCACGGCACCGCCATGGTGGTGTGCTGGGGTTCGGTATTGGCCGGTCAGGCGGCGCTGATCATGGTGCGCAAGTTCAGCGCCAGCCGTTTCTGGGATGACGTGGAGCGGCATCGGGCGACCGCCTTCGGCTATGTCGGCGAGCTGTGCCGCTACCTGCTCGACCAGCCCGCGCGCGCCAGCGACGCCGCCAATCCGATCCGCGTGATGGTCGGCAACGGCCTGCGCCCGAGCATCTGGCAGGCGTTCAAACAGCGCTTTGCGGTCGAGCGGGTGGTCGAGCTGTATGCCTCCAGTGAAGGCAACATCGGTTTCACCAACCTGCTCAATCTCGACAACACCGTGGGCTTCTCGCCTTATCCCTATGCCATCGTCCGCTACGACCAGGAGCGCGAGGCGCCGCTGCGTGAGAACGGCCATCTGCAGCGTGTAGCCAAAGGCGAGGCGGGCTTGCTGTTGGGCAAGATCACCGACAAGTCGCCGTTCCATGGTTACACCAACGCGCGCGACACCGAGCGTTGCATCCTGCGTGATGTGTTCGAACCGGGTGACGCCTGGTTCAACACCGGCGACCTGATGCGCGACATGGGCTTTCGCCATGCGCAGTTTGTCGACCGCTTGGGCGATACCTTTCGCTGGAAGGGTGAGAACGTCTCCACCACTCAGGTCGAGGCGGTGCTTGATGGCGTGGCCGAGGTCAGCGAGGCCGTGGTCTATGGCGTCGAGGTGCCCAACACCAATGGCCGTGCTGGCATGGCCTGCATCCGTCTGGCCTGTGCGCCAGAGGATTTTGATTTCCAGGCCCTGCTCACGCACGTGCGCCAGGAGCTGCCGGCCTACGCCGTGCCGCTGTTCTTAAGGCTGAGCGCGGCAATGGAAACCACTGGCACCTTCAAACACAAGAAAGCGCCGCTGAAGGAGCAGGCCTACGACCTCGACCGCTGCAGCGATCCGCTGTATGCCTGGCTGCCCGGATCTGATCGCTACGTGCCACTGACCCGCGAGCTGCAAGTGGCCATCAGCGCCGGGAACTACCGTTACTGAGGCTCAATACCCTGGCACGCGCTTTCGCGTGTCAGGGTGCACTCAACCGCAGGTCAGGCGGATGATCACTTCGCTTTCATCGATATCGATATTCAGACGCTGCGGGTTGTAATCCATGGTCGCGGCGTCGCCAGGGGCGAGCACGCGCAGGGTTTTGGCGTTGGCGTGCTGCTGCACTTGCTCGATCAGTTCGGCGCTGGCGGTCTTGCCAAGTACGCCGTGCACCTGCTCGACATCGCAGTCGCCGCTGATTTCGGCGGTTGGCTGGGCGGGCGGCGGTGAGCTGCAACCGGCCAGCAGGGCGAGAAAGCTAAGGCTGGCGAGGGCGTGACGAAGAGCCATGGTCTATTTCCTTGTCTGCATAAAACTCGTGGCAGCCTAGCAGCCGTATCCGTTGTAGCTCAACGTTGGGCTGGTCAATCTGCTCAGGTTACTGCATCAGCATTTCCGCAAGCCCGGCCAACTTCCCTACAATTGCGCTTTTCCCCAGAGCAGGAGGTTCTGTGCACGCGGTGATCTCGATTCAACAGCTGAACAAAACCTACGCCAGCGGCCATCCGGCCCTGCAGGACATCAATCTGGATATTCGCCCCGGCGAAATCTTTGCCTTGCTCGGTCCCAACGGCGCGGGTAAGACCACGCTGATCAGCATCATCTGCGGCATCGTCAATCCGGGCGGTGGGCGGGTGCTGGTGGGCGGCCAGGACATCATCAAGGACTACCGCGCATCGCGCTCGCAGATCGGCCTGGTGCCACAGGAGCTGGTCAGCGATGTGTTCGAAACCGTCTGGGCGACGGTGAA harbors:
- a CDS encoding AraC family transcriptional regulator — protein: MPLTHTPSATASQLLDLYLSLQGFDLAGPDDLDELGVELEQLKNLEMRVPVRWALHLWQRAASRGARAEIGLLVGQQRGLHTRGPVAHLAAQSATLGEAIELFRRFIPVMSEGENLRVESLAGRVRIHFLFNAPLLGHPVVSEHSLSSALCWARQLTGVRLMPQAVGFRHTPLAPPAIYRQVFGVPPRFAETFDYLDLLESDLQLAVLGANAYLKDLMQQRVSAIQAQLPTQHSTRLQVLQLIEQNLLSGDLSADGIARHLAISRQTLHRHLRTEDCCFSDLLTLVRRQHALQRLQQPGCRVEALSRELGFSEPSAFYKAFKGWFGLSPKAYQQQVAGESTDLTKPRRPGILAHL
- a CDS encoding long-chain-acyl-CoA synthetase produces the protein MSHADLITLPRLLSRLPRLLVDLPAIVKGLHIGNRSRGDYPVSLASCIEAAARDNPHGVALIQGDEQLSYAEFDRWANQLAHYLRAQGLRQGDSVALMFENRFELLAGVVACAKLGAVSALINSSQRGRVLAHSISLASPRMVLVGEELLEAFTEIAAQVALPADACHYFADRPTWRDPGEAPAGWQHPAAALQGYPVDAPWLERAVRADDPCFYIYTSGTTGLPKAVVFNHGRFMKGYGAFGFAAVRLGREDRMYVSLPFYHGTAMVVCWGSVLAGQAALIMVRKFSASRFWDDVERHRATAFGYVGELCRYLLDQPARASDAANPIRVMVGNGLRPSIWQAFKQRFAVERVVELYASSEGNIGFTNLLNLDNTVGFSPYPYAIVRYDQEREAPLRENGHLQRVAKGEAGLLLGKITDKSPFHGYTNARDTERCILRDVFEPGDAWFNTGDLMRDMGFRHAQFVDRLGDTFRWKGENVSTTQVEAVLDGVAEVSEAVVYGVEVPNTNGRAGMACIRLACAPEDFDFQALLTHVRQELPAYAVPLFLRLSAAMETTGTFKHKKAPLKEQAYDLDRCSDPLYAWLPGSDRYVPLTRELQVAISAGNYRY
- a CDS encoding I78 family peptidase inhibitor → MALRHALASLSFLALLAGCSSPPPAQPTAEISGDCDVEQVHGVLGKTASAELIEQVQQHANAKTLRVLAPGDAATMDYNPQRLNIDIDESEVIIRLTCG